The region GCATCGATCAGTGTGCATCTCCCCCAGTTGcacttcctgtgagccccaggtGGCCTGTTCGCAAGCGACGGCACCCTGGACATGTGAAggactatgtattgggtgatggggtcatcaAGGAtaactgacccctcaggtggggggGTTATGTAGTGACCGGAGgaggctgtctctctgactgtggGCAGCTCTGCACTGGGGGAGCGCGGGGGTTCACAGGACTGTTAATGTTTggattaaaattgtgttttagttcatgttttggttatagtTGTGTTGattgttttgggggtttgactcgggcTGGGTtgatgaccattttactgactgactggctgtaggaccgtgactaaggCTGATGTTTTTAATAGTGACCTCGGGGGGAAAGCCGTTGTTCGGCAATCATTTTGGGGGAAGCTGCCATTAAAAacgagatctctgcctcttgccTCCTTCTTTCACACCAGCTCGCCACAATATCAGTCGGATTTTGTAGTCTATGCGTACACGTGCACCCAtggcaaccctgaaaccacagagaCCCCCACATAACAAATCCTAGTATAACGCGTGCTGCTTGATAACTTTGGGTTTGTAATGcgatgctgtataacaaggtaatataccAGTTGTGTGAGATCGAATGCCGTTactgatgatgtcactcatatccctgtctccacttccGCTAACCCCTGCGCTGTGTTAACTTAATGTGTGCTTTATGATTTCATTCACTGAGGTGAatttgtgtttggattcattgaacaagtaggtttgtgtgtagtttGATGAGTCGGATGCTGCCTATACAGAATTTATTGTGTCCCACAAGCCTTTTCGTGCCAGAGACACCACCGAGGAgtcatagtagtagcagtagtagtggtactagGGGTAGCGGTattagtagtagttgcagtagcaattgtggtaatagcagtagtagtggttgtaACAGCATCAGTGttagtggtagaagtagtagtaataggtgtagcagtggcagtagtagtagttgtagtagttctAGCAAgcctaatagtagtagtagtagcagcagtaggagTATTGGTAGTAATTACAATAGCAGTTGTAGCAATAGCAGTAGTcgttgcagtagtagtaatagcagtagtgtctgtgaatgttctcattcatccaggtcatgattatccaaaggaattgaatcaagtgcaactggacttggtatatatccatgaagacgtttcgcctctcatttctgactagaccaagcttggtctaatcagaaaggcacgaactgaggaagcctcttggatgagaggcgaaacatcttcacggatatataccaagtccagttgcacttgattcaattcctttggataatagCTGTAGTATtattagtaacagtagcagtggtggtagtagtCAAATTAATCAGAGAGACTTTTATTCCAAAAATTCTCAGACAGGAAATGGAAAAAATTCCTGCCCATTCCATAAATGACATATTTGACACACAATGAAAAGATACCTCAAGAAAACTACTCCAGTGAATTCATATTCGTGCAGGAGCCTCAGGCCAGCAGCTCCCATGCAGCTGGGATGAATGAGTGAGTCGTGCATTCATTGCATTAATTTCCCGGACTGTGCTGCTCTCTCGCTCCAGATCTTTAAAACACTGAGACATAATTTCAGGATTTTAGAAGTTTCCTGACAGAGTTGATGACTGGATGGCGCACGCTTTTCTCAGTAAAAGCCTGGTCTTTGTCTATCCTCATCCGTTAGCAATAACATTCCCTTAGAGTATGTAATTTGAGATACCCCAAAGtcttcataatcatcatcatcatcatcatcatctttcaaACAAATACCAACACTGCGTACTCAAATTCATAACTTTTACTGCGTCTCACCTCATGGTGACTCCAATCTGCTCAGAGAAAGTAGGAAGGCTCATGTCTCCTCAGTTCCTCCCCTACTTGGACACCTTTAAAAATGCTTGTTTGCTTTTACAACTGGCTCTGTGGGCGGTTGGGGAGGGGCACTGCAGACAGAGCCGGGCTTCGTTATTTTTTCTGTCTTTGTAACAGCTCATTTAAAATCACAAGGGCCCGAGGGCCCAAGACAGATGGCATCTACTTAACAAAGAGCCATTTTCTAATTTGACTCAAATACTTCCTAACGGGAGGTAACGTTACACTTTTGTGAAAATATCCGAGGAGCTTTTGCGAAATTGTCATGAGAGAATGGGCTTTGTGAAATAAAAATGTGTCACGCGAGGCAAGACACCCGCCGTTCCAAACTCGTGTCTCCATTAAAAGCCTCCTTTTGACTTGGAAAGCCATCATATCCATAAAAGTAGCACACACAGAGTGGCTGTAATGGCCTTGCTGTGTGATTGAATTGGGAGCGTTGCCATTTCAAAAGCGTTCTCAGAGAAGCAAACAGCAACTGGGGCTGGTGCGtgagctctctccctctcatcatcGCGTGTAGGGTGTATCACGCCAAACCCATGAGCTAAGCTCGCTGTGAAATTGCTTGAGCTCGGTTTGCAAAGCATCGGCGTAAGTCATATATCACCGGGCCGGAGCTCACCTTATCTGGACCGCTGTAATGCTGCCACAAGGAGCCCTCGCATGCTCACATCAAAGAAACAGCCCGAAAGCCTCCTAAGCTCCTTTAAAGGGTTACCAAGATTCCCTGGAAACAAAGCACCGGGTTACAGGGCTCAGTGTGGGAAAAGCCGTCCTGGCTAAATGGTTTTTTTAGGCACTTCATTTGAGAAGCTCATGCAGAATCTCAAGTGGCGATTGTGGAAAATTTAAGGTGCGAATCCAATAtagcaatgattttttttttttatatcggtGTGTTTGTGCTGTAGGAAACGACCGGCACGGCCGTGTGTTACCGTCCGCCACGTTGTGCTGTTACGCGGGTGTGGTGTTACGTTGCAAAACCTTGGCGAAAATGTAAATGATCTGCAAAAACAAAATATGCCGGGACGTAATAGGGGAATGAActttatttttaaaaaagaaaggtTTATCACACAaggcagagaagagaagaaaatgcAAACTGCTATGAACAGACCACAGGACCCCCGCTGGCAGCAGAGGGGCTCTCATTACAACCAAAATCAAAGGAGAAAGAGTACAAGACTCACATTGTTCTGAATGTGGTGATTACTTACTCTAAAACGTTAGAACTAGACGatctgaatgtacagtataagacAGACTGAAATACAGAACCCGCTCACcagcacttgttttttttttttttttacatttattagaCAATACAAATGAAACGGGAAGGTCTACAGCTATCAAATACACTTGATTGATCACTTTAAGACAGACTATACATGTCGCAATGGGCactttcaggggggggggaaagagtcTCGGAAAGAGGAACCAAGGTCCCGTCccacttcttcgtcttcttcttttttgttttattgaaGTAACATCAAACCTTCCATGTCGAGGTAAGCACGTCACTAGGGAATAAGAAGGAAGCGATTCCCTTTTAAAAAAGGGCTCCCTTAACCATATCCCCATTCACTTTGTAATTCGCCTTGACAGTAAATCAATTCTCGAGCCTGGCCCCTTGGACTCCTCCAGCCCTGGGTCCTCCTCTCCCAACATTCCTGTACACATGAATCACTCCGACTCCTGGCTTCTAGAAGGCATTTCCTGCccggccctctctctctcgccttctctctcgctctctccctctatcctctctctctctctctctgactcctcTGCTGAAAGCTGGACAGGAACCCGGCTGAGCTTTGATTTGGACCCGGAGGGAGCAGAGGGAGGCGAGCTCAGCTTAACACAAGGGCCCTGGCTCTGGGGTCGGCCCCTACAGACCCAGGAGATCTGCCGGAGATGCCTACACACCCAAAAGCTCAGATTTACCAGTGTTTAAGCCTCTCTACTGCAATATAAAGCAGCAGACTGTAGGTCAATAATGCAGTGCCACGGCCGCTGCAGTGTCTGTCATGAGGGCGTGTCCTCTGTTAGGGTTCTAAAGTGTACATTCTCTCTCAGACAGAGGTGAGCATGCTCTTTATTTTTTAttgggtctttttttttgtttttgtttttttctccaattCCGAGACCACTTCGACATAAAACATCATCACAGATTTTGGAGAATGACAGCGAATGTGATGTCTTGAAATTCTTTAAAAACACACCACGGGACCTGGTGATCATTTTCAGTGCTACCAGCATTCAAATAGTttatggcaaaaaaaaataaaaataaaaataatcataatcataataataaaaatgtacACAGTGGGAACATAAGTTGCCTTTTAAAAGCTGTGCGCCCGTTCAACTTCTCCTCCTCTAGAAATGATCTTTGATACTAAATCCACAGTTTATGTACATAAAACTCTTTCAGCAGACCGGCGACAACCAAAAGCAACCCTTAAAAAGATTAAACCGTCTTAAAATCTCTTCGTGTCATTATTATTTACACAACGATGAAACATACTTTACAGAGATCACTACACAAAGTTCACAAGCGGAGAGTCCTAAGGTGAGAGGCGAGACTGGAGTCGAGTGAAAAAGGGTCACATCTTGTGGCAGGGGTAGGAGGTTGGCCTACTTTGTGCAAtggctgctgtgtgagtgtgtgtgtatgtgtaggtgcTGCATGAACAGttttcacctgtgtgtgtgtgtgtgtgtgtgtatttctatgtagtgtatgtgtgcgtgcacgcacatgTATGTCTAGCCTTGTCCTTCTGTGAATGTTGAAGTGTGGGATCTCATCCTCTCTCCTCTCAGATCATGGCTCTTATCACCAGTCTTCCTTTCACCTGGTGAAGATAGGCGCTCTGCTCTGATTTTAGGCTCTGATTGGCCAGGGCCTCGTCCTCGCTGTCGGCCGGCTCCTCTTTGACCTTGATGACCCCGCGGTGAACCTCAGAGAGCTCCCCGTTggagccgccgctgctgctgctgctgcagctgctgaggGTGTGCTTCCGGATAACGCCACCGGGGGGCAGCCTGTCCTCCTGCATGCTGTGCTCCAGGGGCCgctgctcttcctcttcctcagacTCTTGCAGGTGCACGCTGGGCTGACGTAACTGCTCAATGGACTTGGAGAGCAGCTGCAAAACACATTAGCGTAGTGTTAATAATGATGTGATAAAACCAAATGAATTTTCCCCAATCAAACTTAGATTTCAGACGTGCAAACAAGATACCCGGTCCAGAAATGTGGCGACTAGGTTACAAGCGAAAAGCACCAGAATTCATCCCAGTGCTCCAAGAAACATGAGAGCAGTCCTGTTTCACGTCCACAAAGACAATGTCACAGCTGCCACCTGAATATTCATGCAGTCGAGCCGGCCAGCCAACGCGGCCTGGCGGCTCCTTCAGCCATTAGGAACTGGAACAATTATTAAAACAGCATAAGGCTTATAAATGAGCGCTTCGCCAGCCAGTGTATCCAGCTGGGACCTGAACAACTTCTGTCTGCCTTTCTTGTACGAAGGATATAACCACAGACCTTTAAATAGCCACGCTCCATACAAATTCTGCTCCACAGTGAGCCGTAATTAACAATTCAAATCAAAAATACCTCGTTTTATTGCCTCTGTGTACATTTTATTAGGTCTTTTTTCGTATTAATATTTTGATCGTGTTCCATTCCTTCGTTCCGgttttaaaacattgaaaatgcTTCAGCGATACCTGAAATGAGAGAAGAACGGAGGGGAAACACTAACTTTCGCCGTTTTTACTGAGCGCCGCCTCTCTTTTCACTTACGTTGAATTATTTTGGGTGGCATGAAAGTCGAGTcgggtcagttttatttgtgcagcccaaCGTCACAAATTACAACGTACGAAAATGTTAaagtaaaattgtgttttaaagggAATGAGGGCAAACTCCTATCCTCGTAGTAATGACTAAAATGTAGTTTCAACTCTTTTTTTGTATATTTCGTATCTTGCTGAATATCAAGACAGCATTAGACTAGACTACTCAACCAAAACAGTAGAACAAATTACTGACCGATTCAACAAGAAGAACCCCCAAAAACAGACACGAACAGAAGGCATATTGGTGTAATTCAAAAACATCAGGACATCTGCACCACATCTTCATATTGCGTCACAAACACAAGCAAAGAAGTCTCTCATGCCGATTCCCAAAAGCACCTGAGATTTACTGCTGCGCTCGACTTAAACGAAAAGGATGGGAATATTTTAGTGTGCTCAGAAACAAATCGAGACATGTCGGTTGTTGATGCAGTGAAAAGTGGGCGGTTATTGGCGTTATATTTGAGGTACTTGTCGGGACGTTGGCACACGTGGATTCAAAGCACGACTGGTTCCTCTGTGCAGGAGATTGGGGCATCAACCAGAAACGGTTGTCATGAAATAATTATCCTGCTGTGGAGAAAGGGCTGAAAAATAACACGCGGCAGCACTGTCAGAGAATGTAGGCCTGATATAAATACCCCTTCACCGAAGAATTAGCCTCTTTAACCTGGAATTAGCAAATGCTGTTTTTACCCTCCTTCTTAAAACCCCTAAGCTTCTTCAAATTTCCATTAGTGCCCCCTGCTGTTGCAGGTACTGCAAGACATTTGaaaactatcccccccccccccccagtgtcaaGCCCTGCACCACCCAAGGCCTCTGCTAGGAAATTAATTAGGGCAATGATTCAGAAATCCTTCTCAGCAAACACTGAGGGCTCATCCGTGATTAGTGACCATTTATAACCTCGACTTAGAGCAGCTTTAAACGCGATCTCATTGGGCCGTGCGATCACGGCGTCGCTCGTGTGTTTCCGGGCATGTTGTCCGTTTTGTTTCGCTGCACTTCGAACGTCATACTGACCGCACGCTGCTTTTTCCAATAATGAACGGCTTTGGTTAGAGCCGATTTCAGCTGCTGGGGTTAGCTTAATTCATTAATGTTAcggcgggggcggggggtggggacAGGAACAGAAATTAAGTGTTATATCAAACGTCACATCGTTAGGTACAACCCAGTAATGGCCCTGGCGCTTTGTATTTTTTTATTAATGCTAAGTGAGAGCGGCACTTGAAGCCAGATCGACAGTTCCCATAGCCGCTTGCCGCTTCCGAGGCCGGAGCGCCGGGACAGATCCGTGTGTGAGCTCTAACAATGCCGCCTTTCACAGTGtctgccaccacacacacacacacacacacccacacccacacccacacacacacacacacacacacacacacacacttcccttagCAGAATAATTACACTCCGAGGATGGCGGGGTCACCTCGGCcggcacacagaaacacaaatatTGCCACAAAGGAACAAAAGCATGTATTCTGGGCACTATTTCCTTCATTTGAACTTGGCTGAGTTGAAtttcacagagttagcatgtgaACGCCACTGATGCCTTAAGTTATGATAACAGAATTAGTGCAGGGGAAGCGTTTCTTCTGCCACTTGAAGCCGGGCAGAAGTTCTTTACTTAGCAAGAAAAACACCGGTATACCAGGGGGAAAGAACAGACCCGGGTACCCAGCTCTGTAAACTCAAGGTACCGCGGATGCTTTCACAAAAGGTTAAAAATAGACCGGCATTTGTGGGTTTTAAAGCGATTAAATCGGACTCCCACAGGTAAAACCAGCACAAGACCTGGTGACGCccagcgagggagagagggcaTTTCACGATGCGATGTGGAGGTGCAGAATAGCAGCACGGTACCTTGTTTATGTGGACTTGCTGCTGGTACTGTTTCTGCCGCTCGAGGAAGTGCTGGTGTTGCTGCTGGATGACAAGCTGGGCCAGCGTGTTCTGGGGGAGCGGCGCTGACTGGGTCCGGTTCAGGGGCCGGTGTTTTGGCAGTTTGGGCCGACTGTTGGAAGAGGGGCGATCTTTCATGGCCAGGAGGGACTGAGGGTGGGATGACATGGAGCCCGGGCCTTTAaggcacagaagaagaaaaacacatttaaagTTTTTTTgcacacatctccctcctttaccCACGGCATGAGGTCCAAGTTGAAAGCTGGTTCAGAGTACAATATATTTATATCTTAAAGGCAAATTTTCTAAAGAGAGATTCACATTGATATCAGTCTCCATCCAAATGTTGGGAAAATCTTTGGCAAAAGTGgtggaaaaaaattaaaatgcaaATCTTTCCACTAGCTGGTTTTCAGCTATTACACAATTTTCCTGAATACAGGGTAGCATCATCAAAAATATAAGCACTACTTGTCATCGGAGAAGTTCAAAAAACAATTTCCATTGAGTTTTTATCGGATTATTACTTTAGTGCCTTGTTCGCTTTTCCAGTTTGTTCTTTTCAGTACATTTTACATTCAGCTGTCATCACTCACACCATCAAACTTCCCATGAATATGAAAAAAACGCTGCTGGGGACACCTGAGTTTCCCTGCAGGAGAACTCACCAGAGGAGAGGATCTTCTGCTGCCTCATCTGCTCCTTCTGCAGGAGGTGCTGGAGGAGCGCCTGGTGGCTGGAGCTCACTTTACTCTCCAGGCCGCTCTGCAGGGGAACAGGGCCCATTAGCTGCCCCGGGAGCCCATGTCTGACCTCTGTCGATCTGTCTTTCAGCCCCATGGCCACCTGGAGAGGATGAGgcatcaaccaaaacatgaatatTCCTTTATTCAAACCTTGCTGTGTATTTTTCACCGAGCAGCCATGTTTAATcttttaaagggacatttcaccgcTCCGAATGTGCACATCCAGGAAATACCAATGGTTGATGTTGTCAATTAAAACCTGAACCGCTCTGGTGtaaccccccctttttcccccagttgtatccagccaattaccccagtcttctgagccctccaggtcggtcgctgctccaccccctctgccgatccggggagggctgcagactaccatgtctcctccgatacatgtggagtcactagctgctgcttttcaccggaCAATGAAaaggttcaccagggggacgtaacgcgtgggaggatcacgctattccccccagttccccgatcaggcgccccaaccaaccagaggaggcgctcgtgcagcgaccaggacacatacccacatccggcttcccacctgcagacacggccaattgtgtctgtagggacgcccaaccaagccagaggtaacgcggggatttgaatcgaaccgggatccccgtgttggtaggcaatggcatagaccgccacgctacccagacgcccctggtgtaactcatatttacagagaaaGGGGTCTTTTTCCTGTTCAGGGAACCTGACctgcagttactacatgtaccaacAAGGACACAACCGTCTCGACATGCCGCTACAGCTGTAATGCTTCTAATACGCCCTCAcaccctttctctctcccatAGTCACTTGGTTTTGTATTTCCCATGTATGTTATATCGTTTGACACGTTATCTTTAGGCGGCGCTAACAGAGAAGGATTTAGTCTATGTAgatatgttatatccttctctcactaagatgcgtgactacatttttttttttttacatgatggcgGTCGCGtgggctcgggtcctgggctgttgcggtggcatctggacactgcttggcatcctcctcatcatattcttcatatattttataattccattataattctgttatgctctttcagtgttgtattctgtaaactgtgtaatcacagcatccattgcacgttgtccttcttgggagagagatccctcctctgttgctctccctgaggtttcttcctattttttctccctgttaaaggttttttttagggagttgttccttatccgatgcaagggtctaaggacaggatgttgtattgctgtaaagccccttgaggcaaatttgtaatctgtgatattaggctacacaaataaaatggacttgacttgactagatgGATCCATGTGATGCAAGGAGCTCTGGTTACTGACCATGGTGGTTTTTTAGTGCAGTCTTCCTTTAAACATTACTTTTTGATAATGTTGTCTTTATTAGACAAGAAAGTGAAGGCAGACAGGAAATACAGggcgaagagagagaggaagacgtgCAGCAAAAAGTTCCCAAACCAGATCGGAACAGCCTTCAGGCCCGGCCGGCACGGTTCAGCTCTTATCTGGCTGAACCACCGCGGCGCTCTTGTTTATTCTTTCTCGAGAAATTTAACCTTTAATGTTAACCAACTATTTATATAAATTTCGCCATTCCGTGTGAGGAAACCGGCCCGTCCTTGCTTTTACAAACCGCTTATTGTGCGAGGTTGAAATGTGAGCCCGTCAATGGGCTGAGGTTTAAAGCAGCTGATGAACGGGCCTCGCTGGAATGTGCCAGCGAGCTTAAAGATGATATACGATGTGCCGTATTATCTGGAGCTGCATTTTGAGTGGAATTGGACTTTTTTAAAAAGCCGTGATGAATGAGGTAACAGTGGAAGATAAGAGGAGGCCTGACACTAGACACTTCAGAACAATATTTATCTTGGGGGCGATAAAATCACCTCGGGTGAAAGGTCAACGACCCGTGGCCACAGGCAGAACCCAGACAGCCACCGATGGCCAAGGTCTTTCAACAATACATTCGAGACACAACCACTGAAATATCGAAAAGCTCAGTttgttgtgggggaaaaaaaaattgaaagtaAAAGAAGAACACATGTAGGTCATTTCCAACTCTTGTACTCACATTAATAGGAGAGGAGGCGGCGGAGAGACCCAGGGTGATGTTGGGTAAAGAGGGAGACGTGTACAAGCTCAGCATAGACATGGAGCCCTCTGGCCGGAATAACCTCGGCTGGGAGGGCCAGCGCTGCATTAGagacatgggagagagagagaaagagagaaagagagagatatttAAGGAGTTGGACATAGACTTAGAATTCCTGCTATGgagtgttttggggggggggggtttcaaaggAGGCAAGAGTCACAGCATTAACATAAATGCCCTGTGACAACTGACATCCCTGTAATATTACTGTGTGCAGTACTGGGAAAGAGATGTGTTTTCCTTCGTCTTTTTCTTTtgggatttctccccctttttctccccaattgtatccggccaattaccccactcaaccgagccgtcctggtcgctgctccacccccttccacCGAGAGATGCATTTTCATGCTGAGGGTTACCTGGCATCTAACAAAATACGACCGTTGAAGGCGATTGGGTTCTGTTATTCCGAAACACAGGGAAGCTTAAATCTACAGGTCAAATCAAAGTCCTTGAGTTCCTCTGTCCCCAGTCCTCCTCTGCTCCCAGTCCTTTGCTCCCTTGCTCCTCCACCCTCAGGCTCCTCTCCCACAGGTCACCGGCACTGGGCCGTACTTCCTGCACCCAGCTGAGCAGCCGAGCAGCTGCCATGTTTATCCTTCCAACCCCCACTGGCACTCTGTGACCTGTAGGTGGATATCCGGCCCATATTCGACCCGAGGGACCTGTTCCCTCTGTAAAAGCATACTGAATGTAACGGTGCACAAATACAACCTTGCTTTTGCAGCAGGCATGAGGTCCTCGAGCGGCCCCGCAATCCACCCAACGGCTTCCATGAGAGACCCGGTTTGAAGCTGACGCGATGGCAATCCGGCGTGTTTGTGATTGTTAGCGTGTGGATGTCTTTGGCTACCAGCGCCTGGGATATCAATTAAACCCCGCAGTCGGTGTCCCTCCCCCGAACCCCCGGCGTTGGGCCCAGCGTTGGGCCGTCTCTCCACTCATGGTGTCACTGGAGGTCTCTGGGAGAGTAAACACCACCGGTGCATGAAAACACAGCTGTTCTGTTCAGGATTATTCCAGGATGTGTCATATCTGCCACCCCACATAATGGCCTGCGCTGTGGGCTCGCTCCAAGTTACTCGGCCATGGTTCTTTTGGGGAAACGCCTCAGAGCAAAGGGACCGAGACGGCTCGCAGCCAAACCGGCAACAGAAATACAGTGACAAGCCAGCCGAAACCTGCATCCCAAATTAAGGATCCCGcgaaagggaaagaaaaagatTGTGTGGTAAATGTgtaatatataaaaaaagaagcagctgtgAGAATATCTGCTTTCCCTCATGGACGTGTTTATCATTTGAAAAGGGCAAAAGGTCTGTTTAAAACCGTGCATATTGTATCGTCTTAAAAAAGAGCAGACGTGGAAGGTTTCCGAAGGGCGTATGGTGCAGAAGTATGGGTCATGCTGTGGCTCTTTAATAGGACGGACAGAAGGGTTTTGAACAGAGAGAGGCCAACTTGCTGTTTTTATTGCTGCAAgcgcagacagacaggtgggcaaATACTCATTTCAGCCCAAACATCACAAGTTTGATTTTTGCCATGAAAATATTGTGTATGTGTTACAACATCGGAGGCAAGTAGTTACTTGAGTCCTGGCATAAGAAGCTGTTCAGATCATATGTATATGTAATGACATCAGTCGCAGGTCTTTGGCAAGTCTCAGGTCCATTCTTTGGCAAAATAAATGGCAGTAATTATGAATGTGAGGGGTTATGATTCGGGGTCTTCTTTCCAATTCAAACAACACGTGTGATTTGCAGCATCCAGCAGCACAAAGTCGTTTCAGCCCTAGCATAAGAAGCCACTCAAATATTATGTCTCACAGCATCAGCAATAACTGCTTTGTTTCACTCTTTTGCAAATAAACAGCAGAAATTAGGAGTTGGACGGGCTACGATTTAGGGCCATACCTCAGTTTTGGTGGTGGTCGGAAGAGAGGAGGGGCCGTTTTCAGCCCCCAGGGCACTGGAGGCCCCTATGGGAGAGCTGGGACCCGAGCCAGGGGCGCTGTTAGTGGgcgtggtgtctgtggaggaaagAGGGATTAGATATACACATGCTCACACTGActacatataacacacacacaaacacacacacacacacacacacacagaggcctggCATGACAGCTGCAGCCTCATAACACTTTAATATGCATCATCACATCTGTCCATTTAAAATTCTCTTTCTTATGTGGACGTGCCATAGTCATTATATAATACTACTGCACTACAGCACTGCTGTACTGTATGTTATATACTACTGCACTACAGTACTGCTGAACTGTACATTATATACTACTGCACTGCAGTACTGCTACCTGGTTTTTGTTTCAGAAGCAAAGCAATTAAACTTAAATCTTCAGCCATTCGATCTTAATTTTCAAAAATAAAACTAGTTGCTACTATGCAGAATTATCCTCATTATTATCTGCTTCGAAAATACATGCAGATATTTAAGAATAAACAAAtggtgcatccccccccccccattttttctccccagttgtatccagccgattaccccactcttccgagccagcccggtcgctgctccaccccctctgccgatccggggagggccgcagactaccacatgcctcctccgatacatgtggagtcaccagccgctcttttcacctgacagtgaggagtttcgccagggggacgtagcatgtgggaatatcacgctattccccccagttcccctcccccctgaacaggcgccccgaccgaccagagggggtgctactgcagcgaccaggacacatacccacatccggcttcccacccgcagacacagccaattgtgtctgtagggatgcccgaccaagctggaggtaacacggggattcgaaccagtgatccccatgttggtaggcagcggaatagaccgccacgccacccgggtgcCCAAATggtgcattttttttaatatatgatGCAGTGACTTCAGCTCACCCTTGGCCCCTGACAACAAGCTAATCATAAAGCTGGATTTGGA is a window of Lampris incognitus isolate fLamInc1 chromosome 9, fLamInc1.hap2, whole genome shotgun sequence DNA encoding:
- the hdac9b gene encoding histone deacetylase 9-B translates to MLQTIYEGESSFSATEGCVGPQRLSGQSKMHNVNNSVDIKPEVLLAVETVSPLDLRTDLRMLGPGSDPALWERQLQQELLLIQKQQQIQKQLLISEFQKQHENLTRQHQAQLQEHLKLQQELQAMKQQQEAAEKESRLEQQQQQQQQQSQLEKEQERHRREQHAAGLRGKERARESAMASTEVKQKLQEFLLSKSAKDTGGNGVSNSLIHHTKLWYQSSHHTSLDQSSPPLGGASPTCQYILPPMESKDDFPLRKTASEPNLKVRSRLKQKVAERRSSPMLKRRDANIMTPYKKRALELMDTTPTNSAPGSGPSSPIGASSALGAENGPSSLPTTTKTERWPSQPRLFRPEGSMSMLSLYTSPSLPNITLGLSAASSPINVAMGLKDRSTEVRHGLPGQLMGPVPLQSGLESKVSSSHQALLQHLLQKEQMRQQKILSSGPGSMSSHPQSLLAMKDRPSSNSRPKLPKHRPLNRTQSAPLPQNTLAQLVIQQQHQHFLERQKQYQQQVHINKLLSKSIEQLRQPSVHLQESEEEEEQRPLEHSMQEDRLPPGGVIRKHTLSSCSSSSSGGSNGELSEVHRGVIKVKEEPADSEDEALANQSLKSEQSAYLHQVKGRLVIRAMI